One genomic region from Sparus aurata chromosome 15, fSpaAur1.1, whole genome shotgun sequence encodes:
- the LOC115596277 gene encoding piggyBac transposable element-derived protein 3-like, with translation MEQFIGVCFCMSIHVLPKPRLYWNTQTRVEMVARTMSLNRWENIKRNLHFADNNNQVPGGDKLFKVRPLLNFLNDSFRGIPMDGMLCVDEQMVPFKRKSQLKQYIPMKPKRWGYKIFILADQHGIVYRLAGCTFMDDQAMKAKGRGTQEEKMASHNGVNLFAVKWFDNRPVTLLSTFVAANPTTQVLRWDKKEKEIIRVSRPSVVAVCNKSMGGVDLLDSLIAL, from the coding sequence ATGGAGCAGTTCATTGgagtgtgtttctgcatgtcTATCCATGTCTTGCCAAAACCCAGGTTGTACtggaacacacaaacaagggTGGAGATGGTTGCAAGAACCATGAGTTTAAATAGATGGGAAAACATCAAGAGAAATCTCCACTTtgctgacaacaacaaccaggTACCAGGGGGCGATAAACTGTTCAAAGTGAGACCACTCCTCAACTTCCTCAATGACAGCTTCAGGGGCATACCCATGGATGGAATGCTGTGTGTTGATGAGCAGATGGTGCCATTCAAGAGGAAGAGCCAACTGAAGCAGTATATACCGATGAAGCCAAAGCGCTGGGGCTACAAGATCTTCATCCTAGCAGACCAACATGGCATTGTGTACCGTCTTGCAGGCTGCACATTTATGGATGACCAGGCCATGAAAGCAAAAGGACGGGGAACACAGGAAGAGAAGATGGCCAGTCACAATGGTGTGAACCTCTTTGCTGTCAAATGGTTTGACAACCGTCCTGTTACCCTCCTGAGCACATTTGTAGCAGCAAACCCCACCACACAAGTCCTAAGATGggacaaaaaagagaaagagattaTCCGTGTCTCACGCCCCAGTGTAGTAGCAGTCTGCAATAAGAGCATGGGGGGAGTGGATCTTTTGGATTCTTTGATCGCCCTCTAG